GGCCAGACCTCGAAGGCCCCGAACGCCGAAGCCGTCACGGCGATCGTCGCGTTCGCCGCGCAGCAGGGGGTGCTCTTCCTCAACGCCGGCACCTACGGCAACGTGCTGCGCTTCCTGCCCAGCCTCGCGGTGAGCGACGCGCTCATCGAAGACGGGCTCCGCGTGCTCGACGACGCCCTCGCCTCGCTCGGATAGTGCAGGTGGCCGGCACATTCTCAGTCACTGACTCCGTCGAACTCGCCGTGGTCGAGCGTAATGGTTTCATCGAGTCCCGGCACGCGGGTTCCGCCGTCGTGCTCTCCCCCGAAGGCGAGGTGCTGCGCGCCCTCGGCGACGTGGTCACCCCGATCTTCCCCCGGTCCTGCCTGAAGCCGTTTCAGGCCGTCGCCGTCATGACCTCGGGCGTCACGCTCCGAGGCGAAGACGCCGCCATCGCCACCGCGAGCCACTCGGGCACCGCAGCGCACGTCGCCCTCGTGCGACGCCTGCTCGAGCGTGAATCGCTCCCCGAGTCGGCGCTCGGCTGCCCTCCGGCGGCCCCGTCCGATCAGACGGCGCGCGAACAGCTCATCCGCACGGGCGGGTCGCGCGAGCGTGTGTACATGAACTGCTCGGGCAAGCACTCGGCGATGCTGCTCGCGTGCGTCGCCAACGAGTGGCCGCTCGAGGGCTACCTCGAGGTCGACCACCCACTGCAGAAGCGCGTGCTCGACGTGATCGAGCGTTTCACCGGTGAGCGGCCGGCGGCGACTGCGGTCGACGGTTGCGGTGCGCCCGTGCACGCGATCAGCCTGGGCGGCCTCGGCCGCGGCATCCAGAAGATCACCACCGCCGCCGCGGGCTCGCCCTTCGCGCTGTACCGCGAGGCCGCCGCGCTCACCGAAGCGGTGCGCGAGCATGCTTGGGCCGTCGGCGGCCCCGGCCAGCCCGACACGGTCGCGATCGAACGGCTCGGCGTCTTCGCGAAGATCGGCGCCGAAGGCGTCATGGTCATGACGGCGCCCGACGGCACGACCGTGGCGCTCAAGGTGCTCGACGGCTCCGCACGCGCATCGACGATCATCGCGCTGCGACTGCTCGCGCAGTCGCACGCGATCGACCACGAGGCGATCGACG
The DNA window shown above is from Agromyces cerinus and carries:
- a CDS encoding asparaginase — encoded protein: MAGTFSVTDSVELAVVERNGFIESRHAGSAVVLSPEGEVLRALGDVVTPIFPRSCLKPFQAVAVMTSGVTLRGEDAAIATASHSGTAAHVALVRRLLERESLPESALGCPPAAPSDQTAREQLIRTGGSRERVYMNCSGKHSAMLLACVANEWPLEGYLEVDHPLQKRVLDVIERFTGERPAATAVDGCGAPVHAISLGGLGRGIQKITTAAAGSPFALYREAAALTEAVREHAWAVGGPGQPDTVAIERLGVFAKIGAEGVMVMTAPDGTTVALKVLDGSARASTIIALRLLAQSHAIDHEAIDAVQTELDLWVMGGEQRVGSIRATV